The following proteins are co-located in the Doryrhamphus excisus isolate RoL2022-K1 chromosome 15, RoL_Dexc_1.0, whole genome shotgun sequence genome:
- the LOC131103460 gene encoding tripartite motif-containing protein 16-like isoform X1, with the protein MTTTNSEEDFNMEEHTRDQTTDKQDVPCDSCMGDPCKAVKSCLTCLVSFCEDHLRPHLKNAKFQSHRLVEPQHHMDCSRCDVHHLLLEHYCLTDGCCLCSDCQGQGHGGHAIVSVGEARTHIENELQKKNQEIDKSVSAADKAMEKLCSNKDSMKSVVEEALSEVEQHFVKLQEAVGEARKKVVEQLEAEQRRALRQVDGVEAHLKQRREELTKTSAQMNRMLQIKSDVSFLQEYLKWKEGVPDCLPKVSINNMEHIKSYVQVVASVTQELCDLLLTSYQDKLSINAQITGAKSQTPQVLLPDPETLEDFLKYAKNLTFDPNTAHYFLRLTADNTKATNTSPWQHSYVDHPDRFEHWRQAMTSQSLYTGRHYMEVELVGEGAHVGVTYKSIERKSQETSSCITGNDFSWCVGRNSRGFSAWHAGTETPLETSDVAKIGVYVDFHRGHVCFYDVSRPMMLLHKYKADFMEPLYVAAWLSKKENVVYLVNSTN; encoded by the exons ATGACGACAACTAACAGTGAGGAAGATTTCAACATGGAGGAGCATACGAGGGATCAAACAACGGACAAGCAAGATGTGCCATGCGACTCTTGCATGGGCGACCCCTGCAAGGCCGTCAAATCCTGCCTGACCTGTCTGGTGTCCTTCTGCGAGGATCACCTCAGACCTCACCTGAAGAATGCCAAGTTCCAGAGCCATCGTCTGGTGGAGCCGCAACATCACATGGACTGCAGCAGGTGCGATGTTCATCACCTTCTGCTGGAGCACTACTGTCTGACAGACGGTTGCTGCTTGTGCTCCGACTGTCAAGGTCAGGGGCACGGAGGTCACGCCATCGTGTCTGTGGGGGAGGCCCGCACTCATATTGAG AATGAGCTGCAGAAAAAGAACCAGGAGATCGATAAGAGCGTGTCAGCGGCCGACAAAGCAATGGAAAAGCTGTGCAGCAACAAGGACAGCATGAAG TCTGTGGTGGAGGAGGCGCTATCTGAGGTGGAGCAGCACTTTGTCAAGCTGCAGGAGGCAGTGGGAGAGGCCAGGAAGAAGGTCGTGGAGCAGCTGGAAGCAGAGCAGAGACGAGCGCTTCGGCAGGTGGACGGCGTGGAGGCGCACCTGAAGCAGAGGAGGGAGGAGCTGACTAAGACTTCAGCACAAATGAACAGAATGTTGCAGATTAAGTCTGACGTCTCCTTCTTGCAG GAGTACCTGAAGTGGAAGGAGGGAGTGCCAGATTGTTTACCCAAAGTGAGCATCAACAATATGGAGCACATCAAGTCTTACGTCCAAGTCGTAGCCAGTGTCACGCAAGAGCTGTGTGACCTGCTGCTCACCTCCTACCAGGACAAGCTCAGCATCAATGCTCAAATTACTG GTGCCAAATCTCAGACGCCACAAGTTCTGTTGCCGGACCCTGAGACGTTGgaagactttttaaaat ATGCAAAgaatttgacctttgacccgaaTACTGCTCACTATTTCCTGCGCCTAACAGCGGACAACACAAAGGCAACCAACACCAGCCCCTGGCAGCACAGCTATGTGGACCACCCCGACCGCTTTGAGCACTGGCGCCAGGCGATGACGTCACAGAGCCTGTACACAGGAAGGCACTATATGGAGGTGGAGCTTGTTGGCGAAGGCGCTCACGTAGGGGTCACCTATAAGAGCATCGAGCGTAAGAGCCAAGAAACTAGCAGCTGCATCACCGGGAACGACTTCTCCTGGTGCGTTGGGAGGAACAGCCGAGGCTTTTCCGCCTGGCACGCCGGCACAGAGACTCCATTAGAGACTTCAGATGTCGCAAAAATCGGTGTGTACGTGGATTTTCACCGTGgccatgtgtgtttttacgaTGTGAGCAGACCTATGATGCTGCTCCACAAGTACAAGGCTGATTTCATGGAGCCATTGTATGTGGCTGCCTGGCTATCAAAGAAGGAGAATGTAGTTTATCTGGTTAATAGTACAAACTGA
- the hid1a gene encoding protein HID1 gives MGTTDSKLNFRKAVIQLTTKTQPVEATDDAFWDQFWADTTTTVQDVFALVPAAEIRALREESPSNLATLCYKAVEKLVQGADSGCPSEREKQVVLNCIRILTRILPYIFEDQDWRGFFWSTVPGAGRAGTEELEDDEGARPLAESLLLAIADLLFCPDFTVHSHRRGPDSVESMHSIDSCEYIWEAGVGFAQSPPLNYIHDLNRTELLRLLLTCFSEVMYLPASSDTNVLNPWVTFFCSTENRHALPLFTSLLNVVSAYDPVGYGIPYNHLLFSDYREQLVEQAMQILIVTLEHDRGGSHCPSSPSSVEERESTGPENLFVNYLSRIHREEDFDFVLKGLARLLTNPLTQTYLPNSTKKIQFHQELLVLFWKLCDFNKKFLFFVLKSSDVLDILVPILYYLNDARADQSRVGLMHIGVFILLLLSGERNFGVRLNKPYALHVPMDIPVFTGTHADLLIVVFHKIITTGHQRLQPLFDCLLTIVVNVSPYLKSLSMVAANKLLHLLEAFSTSWFLFSAAQNHHLVFFLLEAFNNIIQYQFDGNCNLVYAIIRKRNLFHQLANLPSDPASIQKALQRKRKSPDVISRTSSQETVSMEGSRPAVPAEPGTLKASLVAMPGIDKLTEKSQVSEDGTMVSVPKTEHSEQTAATGTSDTESNSGRDNEDVFYTEAEMERRRLSSASSASLWAPTPDWVLSWKCKLPLQTIMRLLQVLVPQVEKICIDKGLTDESEILKFLQHGTLVGLLPVPHPILIRKYQANAGTAMWFRTYMWGVVYLRNVDPPIWYDTDVRLFEIQKM, from the exons ATGGGCACCACCGACTCAAAACTGAACTTCAGGAAAGCAGTGATTCAGCTGACAACCAAAACACAG CCGGTGGAAGCCACAGATGACGCCTTCTGGGACCAGTTCTGGGCAGACACCACCACCACAGTGCAGGATGTTTTTGCACTGGTTCCAGCTGCAGAGATCAGAGCTCTACGAGAGGAATCACCCTCCAATTTAGCTACTCTGTGCTATAAG GCTGTGGAGAAACTAGTGCAGGGGGCCGACTCGGGCTGCCCCTCTGAGAGAGAGAAGCAGGTGGTCCTGAACTGCATTCGCATCCTGACCCGTATCCTCCCTTACATCTTTGAAGACCAGGACTGGAGGGGGTTCTTCTGGTCTACAGTGCCTGGCGCGGGTCGAGCCGGG ACAGAGGAGCTGGAGGATGATGAAGGAGCTCGCCCCCTGGCAGAGTCTCTCCTCTTGGCCATCGCCGACCTCCTGTTTTGCCCTGACTTCACTGTGCACAGCCACAGGAGAGGTCCG GACTCGGTGGAGAGCATGCACTCCATAGACAGCTGTGAATACATCTGGGAAGCGGGAGTGGGCTTTGCGCAGTCCCCCCCTCTAAACTATATCCATGACTTAAATCG GACGGAGCTGCTGAGATTGCTCCTCACCTGCTTCTCCGAGGTTATGTACCTGCCCGCTTCATCAGACACCAATGTCCTCAACCCCTGGGTGACCTTCTTCTGCTCCACTGAGAATCG GCATGCTTTGCCCCTGTTCACCTCTCTGCTCAATGTGGTGTCCGCCTACGACCCGGTGGGCTATGGCATCCCATACAACCACCTGCTCTTCTCCGACTATCGGGAGCAGCTGGTGGAGCAGGCGATGCAGATCCTCATTGTGACACTGGAGCACGACAGAGGGGGTTCCCATTGCCCGTCCTCCCCGTCCAGTGTGGAGGAACGAGAG TCCACCGGCCCTGAAAACCTGTTTGTCAATTATTTATCAAGAATTCACAGAgaggag GACTTTGACTTTGTGCTCAAAGGCTTAGCTCGTCTGCTAACCAACCCTTTGACTCAAACCTACCTGCCCAATTCCACCAAGAAGATCCAGTTCCACCAGGAGCTTCTGGTGCTTTTCTGGAAACTTTGTGACTTTAACAAG AAATTCCTCTTTTTTGTCCTGAAGAGTAGCGATGTACTGGATATTCTGGTTCCAATACTCTACTACCTTAATGATGCTAGAGCTGATCAAT CCCGTGTGGGACTCATGCACATTGGAGTGTTCATCCTCCTGCTGCTGAGCGGAGAGAGAAACTTTGGAGTGCGCTTAAACAAGCCCTACGCACTTCATGTGCCCATGGACATCCCCGTCTTCACAGGCACTCACGCGGACCTGCTCATTGTG GTTTTCCATAAGATTATCACCACGGGCCACCAGCGTTTACAGCCACTCTTTGACTGCCTGCTCACTATTGTTGTGAATG TGTCTCCCTATTTGAAAAGCCTGTCCATGGTAGCGGCTAACAAGCTGCTCCACCTGCTGGAAGCCTTCTCGACAAGCTGGTTCCTGTTTTCTGCAGCCCAGAACCACCACCTTGTCTTCTTTCTGCTGGAGGCGTTTAACAACATTATACAGTACCAGTTTGACG GTAACTGTAACCTGGTGTACGCCATCATCCGCAAACGGAACTTATTCCACCAGCTGGCCAACCTGCCGTCAGACCCTGCCTCTATCCAGAAGGCTCTGCAGAGAAAGAGGAAGTCACCTGACGTTATCTCCCGCACCAGCTCACAGGAGACCGTGTCCATGGAGGGCTCCCGCCCCGCGGTGCCAGCAGAGCCTGGAACCTTGAAGGCCAGTCTGGTTGCCATGCCTg GTATTGATAAGCTGACTGAGAAGTCCCAGGTATCAGAGGATGGCACCATGGTTTCAGTGCCAAAGACAGAACACTCGGAGCAGACTGCAGCCACAGGAACCAGCGACACAGAATCCAACTCAGGCAGAGACAATGAA GATGTGTTCTACACTGAAGCTGAAATGGAGAGAAGACGTTTGTCGAGTGCTTCTTCAGCATCACTTTGGGCTCCGACACCAGATTGG GTCCTTTCCTGGAAGTGCAAGCTGCCACTGCAGACCATCATGCGACTGCTGCAGGTGTTAGTTCCCCAAGTGGAGAAGATCTGTATTGACAA GGGTCTGACTGATGAATCTGAGATCCTGAAGTTTCTCCAGCATGGAACGTTAGTGGGCCTGCTGCCCGTCCCTCACCCAATCCTCATCAGAAAGTACCAGGCCAACGCTGGCACCGCCATGTGGTTTCGCACCTACATGTGGGGTGTAGTCTATTTGCG CAATGTGGACCCTCCCATCTGGTACGACACAGATGTGCGCCTCTTTGAAATTCAGAAGATGTAG
- the LOC131103496 gene encoding protein FAM104A encodes MLTESRKRQLNAGDESGHLVPQAKRQNRAHPLSPEPGRDAWDSESSNSESSLSSPEHASGSCSSSRCAAGPCSPLSSSESSDMGGPTQPGSYLHINRILREAHFQSLQSRGHVREAL; translated from the exons ATGTTGACTGAAAGCAG GAAAAGGCAGCTGAATGCTGGTGATGAGAGTGGCCACCTGGTTCCTCAAGCCAAAAGGCAGAACCGAGCTCATCCTCTCTCTCCTGAGCCAGGACGGGATGCCTGGGACTCTGAG TCATCGAACAGCGAGAGCAGCCTCAGCAGTCCAGAGCATGCGTCTGGGAGCTGTAGCAGCAGCCGCTGCGCCGCAGGCCCCTGCAGTCCTCTCAGCTCCAGCGAGTCCTCCGACATGGGGGGCCCCACGCAGCCGGGGTCCTACCTGCACATCAACCGCATCCTGAGGGAGGCACACTTCCAGAGCCTGCAGAGCCGAGGCCACGTCCGAGAGGCGCTGTGA
- the LOC131103460 gene encoding tripartite motif-containing protein 16-like isoform X2: MTTTNSEEDFNMEEHTRDQTTDKQDVPCDSCMGDPCKAVKSCLTCLVSFCEDHLRPHLKNAKFQSHRLVEPQHHMDCSRCDVHHLLLEHYCLTDGCCLCSDCQGQGHGGHAIVSVGEARTHIENELQKKNQEIDKSVSAADKAMEKLCSNKDSMKSVVEEALSEVEQHFVKLQEAVGEARKKVVEQLEAEQRRALRQVDGVEAHLKQRREELTKTSAQMNRMLQIKSDVSFLQEYLKWKEGVPDCLPKVSINNMEHIKSYVQVVASVTQELCDLLLTSYQDKLSINAQITGAKSQTPQVLLPDPETLEDFLKSDNTKATNTSPWQHSYVDHPDRFEHWRQAMTSQSLYTGRHYMEVELVGEGAHVGVTYKSIERKSQETSSCITGNDFSWCVGRNSRGFSAWHAGTETPLETSDVAKIGVYVDFHRGHVCFYDVSRPMMLLHKYKADFMEPLYVAAWLSKKENVVYLVNSTN, encoded by the exons ATGACGACAACTAACAGTGAGGAAGATTTCAACATGGAGGAGCATACGAGGGATCAAACAACGGACAAGCAAGATGTGCCATGCGACTCTTGCATGGGCGACCCCTGCAAGGCCGTCAAATCCTGCCTGACCTGTCTGGTGTCCTTCTGCGAGGATCACCTCAGACCTCACCTGAAGAATGCCAAGTTCCAGAGCCATCGTCTGGTGGAGCCGCAACATCACATGGACTGCAGCAGGTGCGATGTTCATCACCTTCTGCTGGAGCACTACTGTCTGACAGACGGTTGCTGCTTGTGCTCCGACTGTCAAGGTCAGGGGCACGGAGGTCACGCCATCGTGTCTGTGGGGGAGGCCCGCACTCATATTGAG AATGAGCTGCAGAAAAAGAACCAGGAGATCGATAAGAGCGTGTCAGCGGCCGACAAAGCAATGGAAAAGCTGTGCAGCAACAAGGACAGCATGAAG TCTGTGGTGGAGGAGGCGCTATCTGAGGTGGAGCAGCACTTTGTCAAGCTGCAGGAGGCAGTGGGAGAGGCCAGGAAGAAGGTCGTGGAGCAGCTGGAAGCAGAGCAGAGACGAGCGCTTCGGCAGGTGGACGGCGTGGAGGCGCACCTGAAGCAGAGGAGGGAGGAGCTGACTAAGACTTCAGCACAAATGAACAGAATGTTGCAGATTAAGTCTGACGTCTCCTTCTTGCAG GAGTACCTGAAGTGGAAGGAGGGAGTGCCAGATTGTTTACCCAAAGTGAGCATCAACAATATGGAGCACATCAAGTCTTACGTCCAAGTCGTAGCCAGTGTCACGCAAGAGCTGTGTGACCTGCTGCTCACCTCCTACCAGGACAAGCTCAGCATCAATGCTCAAATTACTG GTGCCAAATCTCAGACGCCACAAGTTCTGTTGCCGGACCCTGAGACGTTGgaagactttttaaaat CGGACAACACAAAGGCAACCAACACCAGCCCCTGGCAGCACAGCTATGTGGACCACCCCGACCGCTTTGAGCACTGGCGCCAGGCGATGACGTCACAGAGCCTGTACACAGGAAGGCACTATATGGAGGTGGAGCTTGTTGGCGAAGGCGCTCACGTAGGGGTCACCTATAAGAGCATCGAGCGTAAGAGCCAAGAAACTAGCAGCTGCATCACCGGGAACGACTTCTCCTGGTGCGTTGGGAGGAACAGCCGAGGCTTTTCCGCCTGGCACGCCGGCACAGAGACTCCATTAGAGACTTCAGATGTCGCAAAAATCGGTGTGTACGTGGATTTTCACCGTGgccatgtgtgtttttacgaTGTGAGCAGACCTATGATGCTGCTCCACAAGTACAAGGCTGATTTCATGGAGCCATTGTATGTGGCTGCCTGGCTATCAAAGAAGGAGAATGTAGTTTATCTGGTTAATAGTACAAACTGA
- the LOC131103459 gene encoding proton channel OTOP2-like, whose protein sequence is MRTVAQKMLRTCNKLFTRKTPNDNGEAHPSNIETAAQMENIQHLHNMEAAREYVHHVEAVAERAHHGGGWLLSGIICINILILGCALVSSSAFISVAITAVHKQIFLIVLLLMTMLWMLFYTVFTFRKNKTIMTQDSHAGPVWLRAGLVLFGLLSLLMDIFKLANYMGYLHCDSAVKVAFPAVQAVFLFTQTYFLWVHAKDCVQLQSNITRCGLTLTISTNLVVWMAAVTEESLHQMDTPYMNTTVPYKMYRASYVTKCNCSHSACSTFKEAFYYLYPFNIEYSLFASAMAYVMWKNVGRLVEDHGHRNVRFRPKEVCLGPMVGLLLVVVGLVTFIVYEVEMTDEDLGKRSHALLIHFVMNIVIVSLMCVFTVVGCVVYRLDHREHVSEKNPTRSLDVQLLVGASMGQFIISYFTIVAVVAKGARSYLNALNLAWGVLMVVQLGLQNYFIIEGLHREPFHVMQEAALHTNARAFQEHSEMSVVMETHKSSCLLTSDTPPNWKRRVLKEVCAFLLLANIILWIMPAFGARPQFDHTVEIKFYKFTMWAAIVNIGLPFAIFYRMHAVASLFEVYVIT, encoded by the exons ATGAGAACTGTGGCTCAAAAGATGTTAAGGACCTGTAACAAACTATTCACAAG GAAAACCCCAAATGACAATGGAGAGGCTCACCCATCCAACATCGAAACGGCGGCCCAGATGGAGAACATCCAACACCTACACAACATGGAGGCCGCCAGGGAGTACGTGCACCACGTGGAGGCGGTGGCTGAGCGTGCCCATCACGGCGGTGGCTGGCTGCTGTCGGGCATCATCTGCATCAACATTCTTATCCTGGGCTGTGCTCTGGTCAGCAGCAGCGCCTTCATCAGCGTGGCCATCACGGCGGTGCACAAGCAGATCTTCCTCATTGTGCTCCTACTTATGACCATGCTTTGGATGCTCTTCTACACAGTCTTCACCTTCCGCAAGAACAAAACCATCATGACTCAGGACAGCCACGCTGGGCCTGTGTGGCTACGAG ctgGTCTTGTGCTTTTTGGCCTGCTGAGTCTCCTCATGGACATCTTCAAGCTCGCCAACTACATGGGCTACCTTCATTGCGACTCTGCTGTCAAAGTGGCCTTTCCTGCTGTGCAAGCGGTCTTCTTGTTCACTCAG ACTTACTTTCTGTGGGTTCATGCCAAAGACTGTGTGCAGCTCCAATCAAATATCACTcg GTGCGGCCTCACACTCACTATTTCCACCAACTTGGTGGTGTGGATGGCGGCAGTTACTGAGGAGTCGCTTCACCAGATGGACACTCCCTACATGAACACCACTGTCCCATACAAGATGTACAGAG CCAGTTACGTCACCAAGTGCAACTGCAGTCACTCTGCCTGCAGCACCTTCAAGGAAGCCTTTTACTACTTGTACCCCTTCAACATCGAGTACAGCCTCTTTGCCTCGGCGATGGCCTACGTCATGTGGAAGAACGTGGGACGCCTGGTGGAGGACCACGGCCACCGTAACGTCAGGTTCCGGCCCAAGGAGGTATGCCTGGGCCCCATGGTGGGCCTCCTCCTCGTGGTGGTGGGTCTTGTGACATTCATTGTGTACGAGGTTGAGATGACTGACGAGGACCTGGGAAAGCGCTCGCATGCCCTCCTCATCCATTTTGTCATGAATATAGTCATTGTGAGCCTCATGTGCGTGTTCACCGTTGTCGGCTGCGTGGTCTACCGGCTAGACCACCGGGAGCATGTCTCGGAGAAGAACCCCACCCGCAGCCTGGATGTGCAGCTCCTAGTAGGGGCATCCATGGGGCAGTTCATCATCAGCTACTTCACCATCGTGGCGGTGGTGGCCAAGGGAGCCCGAAGCTACCTGAACGCTCTCAACCTCGCCTGGGGGGTCCTGATGGTGGTGCAGCTGGGACTGCAGAACTACTTCATAATTGAGGGGCTGCACCGGGAGCCCTTCCATGTGATGCAGGAGGCAGCCCTGCACACCAATGCACGTGCCTTCCAGGAACACTCAGAGATGAGTGTTGTCATGGAGACTCACAAGTCCAGCTGCTTGTTGACCTCAGACACGCCACCTAACTGGAAGAGGAGAGTGCTCAAGGAAGTGTGCGCCTTTCTGCTGCTGGCCAACATCATC CTGTGGATCATGCCTGCCTTCGGCGCTCGCCCCCAATTTGACCACACCGTGGAGATCAAGTTCTACAAGTTCACTATGTGGGCTGCTATTGTTAATATCGGACTTCCTTTTGCCATCTTCTACCGCATGCACGCAGTCGCCAGTCTTTTTGAGGTCTATGTCATCACATAG